The following coding sequences are from one Ammospiza nelsoni isolate bAmmNel1 chromosome 5, bAmmNel1.pri, whole genome shotgun sequence window:
- the LGALS2 gene encoding galectin-2 isoform X2, with amino-acid sequence MEGNIEILNLNMKPGNTLKVKGKISADTVGFSINLGCSSRDLAFHFNPRFNESVIVCNSKCSDSWQTELRDRHLPFFRGCTVKFFIEMLSDKFRVKLPDGHEVCFPNRHGHRNISYVSIVGGLKIISFKLT; translated from the exons ATGGAG gGAAATATTGAAATCTTAAACCTGAATATGAAGCCTGGGAACACCCTGAAGGTGAAGGGCAAAATATCTGCTGATACTGTTGG CTTCAGCATCAATCTTGGCTGCAGCTCAAGAGATCTGGCATTTCACTTCAATCCCCGCTTCAACGAGTCTGTCATCGTCTGCAACTCCAAGTGCTCCGATTCCTGGCAGACGGAACTCCGTGACCGCCACCTCCCTTTCTTCAGGGGCTGCACTGTCAAG ttcttCATTGAAATGCTGTCGGACAAGTTCCGTGTGAAGCTGCCCGATGGCCATGAGGTGTGCTTCCCCAACCGGCACGGCCACCGCAACATCAGCTACGTAAGCATCGTGGGGGGACTGAAGATCATCTCCTTCAAGCTCACCTGA
- the CDC42EP1 gene encoding cdc42 effector protein 1: MSLGKLPVLSWVSGSHGKRRLKSELTPDMISPPLGDFRHTMHVGRGGDVFGDTSFLSNHGGANAAKPNSFLARTLRHVRRSPLKRRGSGGQVGASPAPPAVSPIIKNAVSLPQLNETMYDGDSTSRGLTSKFSFKSASNSFSKTHQAYGLESGFCTIPRVPRLEKAQESTCPGEDELDRSDSLLSFRLDLGPSLMSELLQVMSFSETNGNEVGEDGPHLLCEEGTKDRVPPAVPASHEEDKAASSFWDHSRQSDVSGVSSLPGLSVHANGEARAIEGAGANSVWASGPGPVSTGSPWQGHWNDCTIEAGEFDRAAQVLARHYGGTSTPRSPEKGEGPRQARTQTPWESPSSSLWGSQVTRESRSPEASWNQGEEEEEETKLSSLQESHSGARGGRSNSFEYADAEEEEDDEVKV, from the exons ATGAGCCTGGGGAAGCTGCCGGTGCTGAGCTGGGTGTCAGGCTCCCACGGCAAGCGGCGGCTGAAGTCAGAGCTGACGCCGGACATGATCAGCCCGCCGCTGGGCGATTTCCGGCACACCATGCACGTGGGGCGCGGCGGCGACGTCTTCGGGGACACCTCCTTCCTCAGCAACCATGGCGGGGCCAACGCCGCCAAGCCCAACAGCTTCCTGGCGCGAACGCTGCGGCATGTGCGCCGCAGCCCGCTGAAGAGACGGGGCAGCGGGGGCCAGGTGGGCGCCTcgcccgcgccccccgccgTCTCGCCCATCATCAAGAACGCCGTCTCGCTGCCACAGCTCAACGAGACCATGTATGATGGAGACAGCACCAGCAGGGGCTTGACCAGCAAGTTCTCCTTCAAAAGTGCCTCTAACAGCTTCTCCAAAACACACCAGGCCTACG GTCTGGAGTCCGGATTTTGTACCATCCCTCGTGTCCCTCGTTTGGAAAAGGCCCAAGAGAGCACCTGTCCCGGGGAGGATGAGCTGGATCGCTCCGACTCCCTGCTGTCCTTCCGCCTCGATCTGGGGCCCTCCCTGATGAGCGAGCTCCTCCAGGTGATGAGCTTCTCTGAAACCAATGGCAACGAGGTGGGGGAGGATGGCCCACACCTCCTGTGTGAAGAGGGGACCAAGGACAGGGtccctccagcagtgcctgcatcCCATGAAGAGGACAAAGCAGCATCTAGCTTCTGGGACCACTCCAGGCAGAGCGACGTGTCAGGGGTCAGCTCACTGCCAGGCCTGTCGGTCCATGCCAACGGAGAGGCACGTGCCATCGAAGGCGCTGGAGCGAACTCTGTCTGGGCTTCGGGGCCAGGGCCAGTGTCCACAGGGTCCCCGTGGCAAGGCCACTGGAACGACTGCACCATTGAGGCTGGAGAATTTGACCGAGCAGCCCAGGTCCTGGCCCGCCATTATGGTGGGACCAGCACCCCGCGGAGCCCAGAGAAGGGTGAGGGTCCCCGGCAGGCCCGGACACAGACCCCGTgggagagccccagcagcagcctgtgggggTCACAAGTGACAAGGGAGAGCCGCTCCCCCGAGGCCAGCTGGAAccaaggagaggaggaggaggaggagaccaAGCTCTCCAGCCTGCAGGAAAGCCACAGCGGTGCCCGAGGGGGCCGCAGCAATTCCTTCGAGTATGCTGATGCGGAGGAGGAAGAGGACGATGAAGTCAAGGTGTGA
- the LGALS2 gene encoding galectin-2 isoform X3, whose amino-acid sequence MKPGNTLKVKGKISADTVGFSINLGCSSRDLAFHFNPRFNESVIVCNSKCSDSWQTELRDRHLPFFRGCTVKFFIEMLSDKFRVKLPDGHEVCFPNRHGHRNISYVSIVGGLKIISFKLT is encoded by the exons ATGAAGCCTGGGAACACCCTGAAGGTGAAGGGCAAAATATCTGCTGATACTGTTGG CTTCAGCATCAATCTTGGCTGCAGCTCAAGAGATCTGGCATTTCACTTCAATCCCCGCTTCAACGAGTCTGTCATCGTCTGCAACTCCAAGTGCTCCGATTCCTGGCAGACGGAACTCCGTGACCGCCACCTCCCTTTCTTCAGGGGCTGCACTGTCAAG ttcttCATTGAAATGCTGTCGGACAAGTTCCGTGTGAAGCTGCCCGATGGCCATGAGGTGTGCTTCCCCAACCGGCACGGCCACCGCAACATCAGCTACGTAAGCATCGTGGGGGGACTGAAGATCATCTCCTTCAAGCTCACCTGA
- the LGALS2 gene encoding galectin-2 isoform X1, with protein sequence MEELGAEMCVGSQVFQDPLLSMHMIFLMLLYSFSINLGCSSRDLAFHFNPRFNESVIVCNSKCSDSWQTELRDRHLPFFRGCTVKFFIEMLSDKFRVKLPDGHEVCFPNRHGHRNISYVSIVGGLKIISFKLT encoded by the exons ATGGAGGAACTGGGTGCAGAGATGTGTGTTGGATCTCAAGTCTTCCAAGACCCTCTCCTGTCCATGCATATGATTTTCCTCATGCTCCTTTACAGCTTCAGCATCAATCTTGGCTGCAGCTCAAGAGATCTGGCATTTCACTTCAATCCCCGCTTCAACGAGTCTGTCATCGTCTGCAACTCCAAGTGCTCCGATTCCTGGCAGACGGAACTCCGTGACCGCCACCTCCCTTTCTTCAGGGGCTGCACTGTCAAG ttcttCATTGAAATGCTGTCGGACAAGTTCCGTGTGAAGCTGCCCGATGGCCATGAGGTGTGCTTCCCCAACCGGCACGGCCACCGCAACATCAGCTACGTAAGCATCGTGGGGGGACTGAAGATCATCTCCTTCAAGCTCACCTGA